The DNA window ATCCAACGCTCATTTTGCTTTTAATCCTTCCTGAAAAAGCCCATGGTACCTGGCGGTATTGGCCATTCTATTCTAGCAATCCCCATTGATGTGTCCGTAAACAATCCTTCGTTCACAGCTATGCAACATACATTGTTTCAACATTCTAGATCCGAGATGCCTCGGCAATCACCTTGTACTCCTTCCGCTTTTTGCCCTTTCCTGTCACTGACTGCTGGATTGACCCAATAAGTCGAGCCAGCTTCAGGGCGAGGAAGTGCTCAAATGCCCAAGCAACCACAAAATAGGAAGCGCCCAGCGCAATCAGGAACAGCTCATAGTCCCAGCTCATCTCTGTCAACTGCATTAGATCCGTAACCCACTTAGCAGGCGTCAAAATCATGTAAACAGTTATCAAGAGAGCAATGAAGATAGTTGTCGCGAAAGGCCCTAGGGCAAGCGTTAGTTATGCTCATAAGCTCGGACAATGGTGATGACTTACAGTTCTGTGTGGTTTTCTGTCGGAACGGACGTCCTGCATTCATGATGACACCTGACAAGATATATTCAAAGCAGGAGAACAGGAAGAGAGCGGTGTTTTGGGAGTTCTCAATGCTAGGCTCGTCCTTGTGCACCACTGGAGGGATATACCAAGACTGCTCCTTCACAGTGACATAAGTCACAGCCTGGAAAGCAATACAGATAAGCATAAATCCTAAGAGAGGCGTAAGGACCTTGCGCGACACCAAATCCGCGGTGGGACGCTTGCGGCAGAGTCTAGGTGCCGGCCCTGCCCAGCCCATGAAGATAGCAATAGGGAGAATAAGAGCAAGGTCGATAAAGAGGAACTGGAAGTCTCCCAAGTTAGACGCTCGGGCATAAAGAAACGTCACTGATGTGAACTGGATCGCCGAGTACAGACTCATGTACTTGAAGCAACTGAAACTTGTTGTCAAAGCGGCACGACCCTCCCTGATGGATGGTTAGTTTAGTCCAGGTTCGAAGCTTGTTCCAACTTACTTGATGACTTCCAATACACAGCGAATGTCGAATACCCTGGAAGTGAATGGAGCTGCCACGGAGGCCTCTGCCTCAGACAAAGAAATTCCGACGTCTGCAGCCTTGAGAGCACCGCAATCATTTGCTCCGTCACCACAGAAGCCGCATGTGTAATCGATACTCTGTAGCTTCTCGACCAACTCATGTTTCTCATCAGGAGACATTCTGGCAAAAACTTTGCCATTAATGAGCATCTACATATAGATTAGCGACTAAAATGAACAATCAGAGTGCAAATACTGACCCGTTGAAGTGCTTGTGGCGAGCCATAGTCGACCATCCATCGGAAAACATCACCACTGACAGCTAAGGTGTAATTACGAAGGTTGGCAATATCAAATGGCAGCGAAGCATCTGCCTCGGGAGGTGGTGGTAAAGGCTGGTGGGTGTTAGTCTGATCTGGTCAAGTTTATAGTGTGGCAAAAAGAGCTTACTAGCAAGGTCTTTTCGTTGAGATGATACAGGCTGTTGTCGATACTCTCCCATTCGATCCTGGCTTCCGCGTCGCGGAAATCGCCTGTTTCTTAATCAGTACACTTCTGCATAAGCAAGGGACCAGGTACATACCTTCAATGAATCGCGGGACAAAACAATGTGCCTTTCGATCCATAAGACCACACTCTCGTGCAACACTAATGGCTGTTAAGATGTTGTCACCCGTCACCATGACTGCGCCAATGTTGGAAGCCAATAGTTCTTCCAAAACAGCTGCAGTTGTGGGCTTGAGCTTGTTCTCGAAAACGATAAAACCAACAAAGTCGAGGTCACTTTCGACTTCAGCTCGAGTCATCTTCTGAGCCTTGACCCAGCTAAGCTTCTTGAGATGACGGCTGGCAACACCAATGACACGATAACCTTTATGAGTATACCACGAGAGTAATTCGTCGTAATCTTCAGGGACTGTAAATTTTCAATTAGTCAGGTAACATGGCAGTTTGCTGCAGACACTTACAGCTTTCAGGACGGCAGATTTCCTTCATCGCCTCAGGGGCTCCCTTTACAAAGATGTCGCCACTCTTTTGACCAAAGGGACGAACAATCACACTAGCGCGTCGAAGATTGGAAACAAACTCAAAGATTTTCTGTACGCCGAGTTCAATGGTGCCCTATCAGAGTATCAGTCTTGTTCTCAAAACAGGTATCGCGAACATTTCTTACGTTAGGGGGTCGCGCAATAGACGGCGCCAGACTTCCTtgttcttcgtcttcttcagaaGTGTTTTGTTTACCCTCTTCATATGACCAACGAGTGAATTCAAACATCTTAAGGTCCAGCGGGTCACCAACCAGCTCATCGTCCACAGATCGAAGAGAGTGGCAGGTGGCCATAGTGTGCAGTGCTGCTCGATAAGTATCCTGTGCGTTCTGTCGCGTGGCTTCAGCCAGAAGCATCTGGGGCTCGGTCACAATCTCGCTGAACTTGTTGGAGTCGCGGTCAACGACGCGGACACCAAGAACGTCTAATCCTTCTTCTGTCAATGTTCCTGTCTTGTCGAAACACATGATATCAATCTTTCCACCAACATTGACTCGCTGGGGGCTGATACAGAAAatctgcttcttcttcagacGATTCAAAGCAAAATTGGTTCCGATGGTTAGTGTTGCAGGCAAAGCAGGGGGCACAACGATGGTGATGAGATCGAGGGCTCGAACAATGATGAGGTGCCATGCAAGGCCAAGTCTGACGAAATTCACAAGCGATGCGAGGAAACCAATAGCTGCAACGATGGCCATGACACTGATGTAACGAAACGAATCGCGGTAGAACTTGAACCCGGATGGCTTGGGGAACAACATGGATCGTACCAGAGAACCCTTTGTGGTATTGAAACCAGTCCGGACAACGAGAGCGAGCGCAACGGCATCGTCCCCTTGGTCCTCCTGGGGCCTTCTGGCGCGGATGATTTTAGTACCACAGAAGAGGAAATGCCGCGCAGTCTCAGGGGTTACAGACGACGCAGCCAAATCCATGTTGCGCAAGGTCTCGTCTGTTGCTGGCAGCTTCGAAACAGGGACAGACTCGCCTGTAAGCATGCTTTCGTTGACTATGCAGTCACCGGTGAGTAAAAGACTATCGCTGGGTAATTGAGTCAAGCTGGGGTCGCTGAGTTCGTAAACGTCTCCAGGAACCAGATCGCTCGAGCTGATGAATCGCCAGAAGCCGTTTCGTAGGACTCTTACATCGCATTCGAATCGCGAGATCTCGCGCAATCGCTTCATAGTAGCCCGGGTTTCGATAAGTGTGGCAGCGATACTGCCAACTGACATGAGGAAAATGGCCACTgcataatagtaataactatcCATTGACCAAAGGAACAGACTTGCAATCTGAAAAACGTAGAAAGGATGGAGAACCTCGTCCACTAAGAGCTGACCGGTTGACTTTTGCTCGATATCGATGAGGTTGCTGCCAAAGACGACTTCACGGACACCCTTTTCATCGGTATCCAGTCCAACGCGCGTGAGTCCCACATCGGTCCAGTTGGGATCCTTCCAACCACTGAAGAGCATAAACTTGTCCTTGAGTGGATGAAAGCATAGTCGAATATAACGATAGTCTAGAGTCCGGAGGTCATCAACGATCGGGTCAACGTCCTCATCTAGTGCATCGGAGTAGAGCTTTTCGGGCAAGCCAAAGATTGTCGATAGCGGTCTACCATATAGCTGAGAGCGAACAGACATGGTGATGAGTTCTCCCCACTGGTTCTCTATGACAACCCATTCACACTCTCCTAGGGGTGTTGGTTGTCCCAAAAGGCCAACATACCACCGAGGCAACCATCGGAATAGAAGGTAGGCGAGGCCGCAGGTAAGTATGCACAATGAGGTATATATCGCGGACCCTATTTTGCTGGTTTTAAAACCTGCAATGACGATTGTGAGATCCTCATTGACCAGGTAAACCTTTTGGCTAGTACGTCCGTGGCGGCGGAAGCTCCCATGAGTAGCGGTACTATCTCGTCGTAAAAGATGTGCATTCACTGAATGGCGAGAGTATACTGAGGAGTGTCTTCGCAGAACATAATCGTCTTCAGAGATGCGGTAGTCGCGTTCCGGAGATTCGTCGTATTCTTCGGTATCGTCCACACCAAACTCCAAGTCTCCAATATCTGAGACACTTCTTCGGATGTAATCGCCAGCAATACTTTGTACAGCAACACTCtcagcatcgtcatcatccggAAATCCTTGGTTTTCGTCATCAAAATAGGTGAAGCTGGCGGTCGAATCGGCGCGAGGTCTTCGGTGAGAGAAGGCTGATACACTGGTGGGAAGACTTTCGGCGACAGGTCCGGAGAAAAGCTAGTTGAGAATTACAATTAGCATTGACTGTCGGATGTAATGCGCATCTATTCAAGCGCATAGTTCATCGTTACCTCTTCTTGCGCCATTTCCACATCTTCGAAAATGCTCGATCTGCTCTGGTTAGAGCTCATGCGATAGAGCGAGCGGCGCGCATTGCCATTCCCATTGGGATTGGAATTGGATCCACGATGACCACGGCGGTCATGATGGCCATGACCCTGGCCCGTATCCGGGCTTCGACGACCGTCTTCATCCATCAATTAATTCAGGAAGAGATGTTTGGCATGGTATACGCAAATTCTTAAGGTTTGGATAGAATTTTGCGTGCAAGTTGTAAGTCGCGCCCCGATTACGTCGTTGGCTGAGCAGTCGTGCCCTGGCCAAGGCTGGAATACGGAGCCCATAGCGGCATACCGAGCTAGTCCCGGCAGCAATCATTGGCCTGTACCTGCCTATCTAATCAGGTACCAAAGCAAGGCTGTGATAGGAATCACTTGACTCGAGGATAGGAGACAATGCGTGTCATGATGTTGGTAAAGTTTGCTGTAATTTACCTATATAATGCTATCATCCAAGACTTGTACATTGCTACCTAAGAATAAGCTTAGCATGTCTTATGGGGTGCACTAAGTTACTTCATGATCAGAAGCTCCCAGATGTCCTGGTCGGTCAACAAGTCCCGTTTACTACCTCTTAGTTAGATGGGGGACTGGAGTGGACTATGGGGTTGCCAACCACAATTTcatttatttatctttttgtTGTCAACAGACAAAGCTGCTGGACGAATAAGAAGCTGCATTACCTGCCCACTCGGACGATACAAGGGCGCGATTCGTGACGCATCCCTTGACTTTGTTGGTATCGGTCAACCATCAAGATGCAGCCAATCGTGCAGGGTCCCATCACAGTGCGTGCGAGCCGCATTTCATCACATCGAGTGAGATACGATGAGTtaagttgagttgagttgttgGATATGCTTTATCTTCAACCCTTCCATCCGAACCAAAGAGGTTCTGCATGTTGTGTCAGGTCTCGGCTGTTGGATCAATGACTTCTTGCCCTTTTGCTCACGGTTGGCTGGTTACATGGTAATACtacttcaacaacaacacgcAAATCATGAGTAGTTGCATAGTACATATTTATGGGCTCAACCTCGCTTGATTCATGCTCTTTCGATGTAACGCAGTTCCCCGAGATTGTGAGCCAGTCTTTTAggcacctacctacctactacctacagACAGTATCAGTTCCGAGTTTCTCCTCGGGCGAGGCCGGCTATCTCCAGTCAACAAAACAAAGACGCGCAACCGTCAAGGACGGGTTTTTGTTCCTGATTACCCAAGAGACGCCACCATTCCAGAACATCAATGACTGAATCAAAAGAACTAACAGTTGGAGGACTCTAGGGGCTACAGTGTACAGTCGGTGCGCTCTACAATGGGGTATGGCCATGGCATGGCCCGACGAGGAATATGCATGACAAGGGGATCCAGCAGTGTTGTGTTCTGGAATCCATCTAGAGTGTGGCGAGTGCTTCTGTGCACTGCGAATGGGCGACTCGGAGAGAATCACGCATGGCAGTGCCACAAATGCACATACTAGGTAAGGAATATCAAAAAGTTTGATTGAGGTTTTTGGGGGGTCAAAAATAGAGTGCAGGTAGATAGACTTTTCAAGGCATAAACAGGTAACTCATTGGTTTTGCCTCTTTTTGTCCAATCGCCCGGTCTTTCCTTCCTATCTTAGGtactgtaggtacctagaaACACAAAGTCAATAGACCTCTATCGTACATTTGTGTGGTGATGTGTGAACTCACTCGGAGATGCACTGTGCTTCTGTGGCTGGTTCCTCCACTCCCTTTCTGTTGTCTCACTTCTCCGCTCTCCCACAGCGCCTCCACACTCCAAGCTACTAAGGCATCAGAGGATCCTCTCACACAGTCTAGGTTTTTTTAGGCGATCGACCAGTTGAGCTTGGTGCTTGGTGGGCGGCCCAACAAGTTCAAAAAAGTCAGAGCGAGCGAACGAGCGAGGAGTCTTGTTGTTGCTTTGCTGGTGCTCGCTGCTAAGGTGGTTACAAGCCCAGGCCCAGTGCCCGAATTTTTTTCAACTTATCGCCCCCCACCAGAATTTAGCAAACGTCAACAGCCACTGCTGCTTTCTCAACTTCCTTTCATCCCTCTCCTCCCAACCTCACCTCTTTCCTCCCCAAAGACGTTTATTCCAAGCGCCTCTTCGCATTCTTTTCATATCAGACACTATGGCCGAGCCTATTCGTGGAAAGCGTGCTCAGGATGCTGTGGCTCCGTAAGTCATTTCCTCACATTTCGATATCAACTTTGATCTTTCTTTGTATTGCCCGCCGCTTCACGATCCACGATGCTAACTACCCCACCTTCGATCAGTACGCCTCAGAACACTCCCGCAACCGCTGCTCCTATCTCTTCTCACGCCCAGCAGCCTGGTGTCGCTAGCATCAAGGAGGGTATGTATTTGATCtggttcttttttttttcttctaaAAGAAACCCATCATGAATCAATCCAGAAGTCTTGGAACCGTAATCTAACCCCGCTGTAGAGGATCTTGACCGTGCTGCCGCGGCCTCTGTTTTCGCCCAAAACCCCAAGCTTATCCAGATGATTCAGGGTCGCCTCGGCTCCCTCGTGGGTCAATCTTCGGGCTACATCGAGTCCCTTCCCGCCCCTGTCCGCCGACGTGTCGCTGGTCTCAAGGGTATCCAGAAGGATCACTCCAAGCTCGAGGCCGAGTTCCAGGAGGAGGTTCTCCAGCTTGAGAAGAAGTACTTCGCCAAGTTCTCCCCTCTCTACGAGAAGCGTTCCGCCATCGTCAACGGAAAGTCCGAGCCCACTGAGGACGAGATTAAGGCCGGCGAGGAGGACGATGAGCCCGAGACTGAGGATGCCCCCAAGTCTGAGACAAAGTCCGATGTTCCCGACAATGTTTCCGGTATCCCCGAGTTCTGGCTTTCTGCCATGAAGAACCAGATCTCTCTCGCCGAGATGATCACTGACCGTGACGAGGCTGCCCTCAAGCACCTCACTGATATCCGCATGGAGTACCTTGACAAGCCCGGTTTCCGCCTCATCTTCGAGTTCGCTCCCAACGACTTCTTCAGCAACACTACCATCACCAAGACATACTACTACCAGAACGAGAGCGGCTACGGTGGTGACTTCATCTACGACCACGCTGAGGGTGACAAGATTGATTGGTCACCTAACAAGGACCTGACTGTCCGTGTCGAGAGCAAGAAGCAGCGAAACAAGAGTATGTGATGACTTTTTTCCAAGATGTCTTctctttgtttttttttgtggCCCGATGACTAACTTAGGATCCAGACACCAAGCAAACTCGAATTGTCAAGAAGACCGTTCCTACTGAGTCtttcttcaacttcttctcacCACCCAAGGCTCCcaccgatgatgatgacgatgacgaggatgtcGAGTCCGACATCGAGGAGCGTCTTGAACTCGACTACCAGCTCGGTGAGGACATCAAGGAGAAGCTCATTCCCCGCGCCATCGACTGGTTCACCGGTGAGGCTCTCGCTTTCGAGGAGCTCTCGGACGATGACCTTGACGGTGCCGACttcgacgatgacgatgatgaggacgaggatgactTGAGTGAGGAgaacgatgacgaggaggagtCCGACGACGATGTATGCATTCCTTTCTTATTTGATTTGAGAACAAAACTAACATCATTACCCAGGATGATTCCGGCAAGCCCAAGCAGGAAGCTGCCGAGTGCAAACAGAGCTGAGCGAAGCGATAGAGCGCGACGTAACGCACATTTACACTCTCATGACATGATTGGCTTTTATCGGGTTTGAGGATTTTATCTGAGCCACCAGCCTTCCTCGGAAAAAAGGAGAGGCGGTGAACGACGGGAAGAAAAAGGCTACAAAAAACGGGAAGCGGTCGAAGTAGGTCGGCGAATCAGCCGGTGCCGTTTTTCAGAACACCAAGGTAGCATCGTCATTTGATAGGCATCGTTTGCACAGACCAGATCTTTGGTTTTGCCGCAAGCTCTGGGACTGGAAACCTTCATTGATAGACACAGCCAGAGGGTAAAAGTCGGCCCGCGATATTATGTTGCCCTCGTTTTTTTTGCAGCCTTTTTCTCTAACTTCGTTTTTGGGgttctttgtctttgctgTTCTGTTACAACTACGTTGATTTGATTCCTGGCATGGATGTAAGGTAGTGACTGACGGATAATTTCTTACAATGGTGTAAGGGGATTCAAGGTGCataatatatagagaatGAGATTTTGTCGTAATGCAATTGTCACCGTTACCGTGACACTTATACTGTTTTCGCGATGCAAATTATCTTTGGATGGCGTGGTTTTGTTGTGTGTATTTCGAACTAGTGGCCTACCTGAAAGGATGTCGTTGGTAGCAAGCCGCGAAATGCGGTGAAATGAGAAATCTACAGCGAGAATAATATGCAAGACATGTGTCAAGTCACCGCCACGTCGTCAGTATGTACACACAGAATCCGGGGTGTTTCAGTACGTCAGTGACATATGTAATAGGCAGCCAGATACACCTATTAACCTAGGTATCAAATTGAAATACCGGTTGACTATTCGGTATTGGGTTTGAATTCAAGATAACGTGTATAGGGTAAGGTCATCTCGACACCACAGACTTGTGTTGTTCAATGTTGAGCAtatacaaaaaaaaaaaattctGTCATTTATGCTAAATCAGACAATTGAATTATGAAATAAACTTGTCTGAATTCGTGCTGAGGGAACATATCTCATGTATGAAAAACCAATAGTCTTAGAAACAAGATGCACGTTCAAGTAGAATCCATCCAACCGCCGCTCAGCTCCGCTGCCGGGCTGCATATGCTCCGACCATGCCGCATATTGATTTCAGCATCGCCGCCAGCGGGACTGCTTGAAACGGTATAACACAGAACCCAGCGACCGGCCGCCGGTAGACGCAGAAATTGACGCCATTGTGTGACGGCATGGTGGCATTGCCGGTCTCGGTCAAGGGCCAAATGAGCAAACAACCACTGTcgcaacttttttttttttttaagtgGCCCCTTTTCAGGGCTGTCATAGTTTTGTTAGCGGCAAAGTCGTCCAAAACGCCGAGCTTGGCTACTGGTTATATGCGGGCTTGTAGTGATTAATTCGTTGGTTTGTTGCTCTTAATACTCGAATGATTGAGATCCATGCCATTGATGGCCGAGAGCGGACTATCGTACGTAAAAAGTTTTACTCTTTGGCTAAAGATGGCAAGGTAGCTTCACCAAATCATGACGGAGCCGCAAGGGTACCCTGATTCCATATTAACCTGTAGATGCCCTCTGATTCGGCGGCAATAGCATAGACCATGGATGAGTCAGGACCCGGAAGTCGGTAGAGACCTTTATTGAGCCTGATTATGTAGGTTCTTATGCTGGATTCGGCTCGTCGCGGAGTGTCAGCTTTCGATGGATGCGCTGTGGACTATGGAGTCATCTCATCATAGCTTAAGTACCTAACTTTAGTAGGTTCTTTGTAGATTTTGATCGCATCATAAAACCAATTGACACCCCCTCCATAACCTCAAGCCTGCTTCTTACATTTCTACACACCCGCCACCATtgaatatactataattgcCTATCTTTGAATAGCTGGCATCTCATTCTCTACCATCTTGTCTATTCTCCTCTAACGGACTTATAAGCTTCCCAATTCTATCGACCACCCGCTGTTTACGACCCCTCCACCTTACTCCAACACCACACCGACCGACCATCACCACATTGCCATCATGACGCCTGCTCCTCAAAACATCGCCGGTGGCCTCTCTGCTGGCTCTCATCGCGAAGTCTCTCACAGCTGGGACCAAAACGCGGCCACTTCACCGCTCGCCTCTTTCCAGTCTCCCCCTAGCCTCAGCGCTGCCCTCCCTAACCGTGGCGCGCCCAAGAACCTGAAACCCTTCAACACCAAGGACATCAAGATTCTGCTTCTCGAGAATGTCAATGTGACTGGACAAGAGATCCTGAAGGCTCAGGGCTACCAAGTCGAGGCTCTCAAGACCTCTCTTCCCGAGGACCAGCTCATTGAGAAGATTCGGTATGTTTGCGAAATACCCCGCCATTGTTCGAACTTTTTTTCTACGAAACGGTGCCCCTCCATCGTTGACTTCACGGATGCCCCTCGTTCATGAGCTATACGTACCCCGCTACATATGCTAACAAATTACTCTCGACAGCGACGTACAAGTCATTGGTATCCGTTCCAAGACAAAGCTCACTGAGAAGGTCCTGCGTGAGGCCACAAACCTCCTCGTCATTGGCTGCTTCTGTATTGGTACCAACCAGGTTGACCTCGAGTTTGCTGCCAAGAATGGTATCGCCGTCTTCAACTCCCCCTTCGCCAACTCGCGCAGTGTCGCTGAGCTCGTCATTGCCGAGATCATCACCCTTGCCCGTCAACTCGGCGATCGATCCAACGAGATGCACCGTGGTACCTGGAACAAGGTCAGCTCCAAGTGCTGGGAGATTCGAGGCAAGACTCTGGGTATTGTCGGCTACGGTCACATTGGTTCTCAGTTGTCTGTCCTCGCTGAGGCTATGGGCATGAACGTCATCTACTACGATGTTGTTACTTTGATGGCTCTGGGTACTGCCAACCAGGTCCCTACtcttgagaagctcctgGGCGAGGCCGACTTTGTCACCCTGCACGTTCCCGATCTTCCCGAGACTCGCAACATGATCTCTACCACTGAGTTCGAGCAGATGAAGACTGGCTCTTACCTTATCAACGCCAGCCGTGGCAGCGTTGTTGATATTCCTGCTCTCATCAAGGCTAGCCGCTCCGGCAAGGTCGCTGGTGCCGCTCTCGATGTCTTCCCCTCCGAGCCCGCGGCTAACGGTGACTACTTCACCAACGATCTCAACGTCTGGGGCGAGGACCTGCGAAGCTTGAAGAACCTTATTCTGACTCCCCACATTGGTGGCAGCACTGAGGAGGCCCAACGTGCTATTGGTATTGAGGGTAAGTCAATATACGAGGTATCATATGCAACCCAACACTAACATCCATATAGTCAGCGAGGCTTTGGTCCGCTACATCAACCAGGGTATCACTCTGGGTAGTGTCAACATTCCCGAGGTCCAGCTGCGCTCGCTGACTTCGGACGAGCCTGACACCGCTCGTGTAAGTCTAATTCGAAAGCAAGTCGATTATGCATGCTAATTTTGGCGCCAGGTCATTTTCATTCACCGAAACGTCCCCGGTGTGCTCCGAAAGGTCAACGAGATTCTTGGAGACCACAACGTCGACAAGCAGATTTCTGACAGCAGAGGCGACAACGCCTACCTTATGGCTGATATTAGCAACATCAAGTATGAGCAAATTAAGGATATCTACGACAGCCTTGAGGGCCTCAGCGGTAAGTCAAAACAATATACGCACATCCATAATCGCAATACTGACGGTTTACACAGCTCGCGTCATGACCCGTATCTTGTACTAAGTGACGATGCATGGGCCATTCAGTGACCATGAGTCTCAAACCCTTAACCTGGAGCTGGTGAAGAAAAATGCGATGCGACCAAAGCACAGGACATGACTATGGAGGAAGAAATAAAGGGGGCGGCCCGTTCGTTTTTTTATCGGGCCCAGATCCCCAGATATTTTACGCATTGATGCATTACACTCTGTTGGATGAAAACATATGCAGTTCGTAACCCAATGGCACGACCTCGACGGTCGTGGCTGGAGGAGGTTCTGCAAAGAGATGGAATTGTCAGGTACACAAACCCATGCCTGAGCGAGGATCAAAAGGGGGCTGGATTTTGCGGCTGGTGTTTTGAATAATTACTGGTTGAGTCGGTAACACTGTATGGAGTATTATGGCATGGATGAATTCAACGGACAGAAACAATTGAGCTTCAACACAACTTGACTTGGAATAACGGAATGGGACCAATCCGGTACGAATTGGTGGAGGGTCCAGGATGACCCATATCACTCACTCTGTTGGCTTCTCGAAGTACCTATGTATGTACAGAAGAACAAACTGCGGTTCCTCGGCCCGCCCACGGGGATGAAGATAAGCATTGATAGGGTTACTGTTGGTGGCTGGCGTAAGCTGGATACTGCCTTGACGTCAAATCATGGCTTGTCTATTAAATGTTGGGGACATGAGCCGCATCTTGCATAGATAGTTGACTGTGGAATGCTGCTCTGATCGATGCATGGTTGGTAGCCAACCTTTGTGCTCGGACTGAAGGTTGTGGTACCTGCTGAGAACAATTCGCCGAGCCAGGTACGGATAGGATACTATCTGGGAGGCTGGTACTCGGTTAACCAGTTCTTGACTGACGACTCTCCTTTGATGGACTGGACCTGAGGCTGGTAATATCTATTGGGGTTGTGGTGGAGATCGATTAATCGCCTACT is part of the Fusarium poae strain DAOMC 252244 chromosome 4, whole genome shotgun sequence genome and encodes:
- a CDS encoding hypothetical protein (TransMembrane:11 (o217-235i374-393o399-419i583-607o619-640i1108-1126o1132-1151i1172-1194o1219-1237i1249-1268o1288-1310i)~BUSCO:1828at5125), with the protein product MDEDGRRSPDTGQGHGHHDRRGHRGSNSNPNGNGNARRSLYRMSSNQSRSSIFEDVEMAQEELFSGPVAESLPTSVSAFSHRRPRADSTASFTYFDDENQGFPDDDDAESVAVQSIAGDYIRRSVSDIGDLEFGVDDTEEYDESPERDYRISEDDYVLRRHSSVYSRHSVNAHLLRRDSTATHGSFRRHGRTSQKVYLVNEDLTIVIAGFKTSKIGSAIYTSLCILTCGLAYLLFRWLPRWYVGLLGQPTPLGECEWVVIENQWGELITMSVRSQLYGRPLSTIFGLPEKLYSDALDEDVDPIVDDLRTLDYRYIRLCFHPLKDKFMLFSGWKDPNWTDVGLTRVGLDTDEKGVREVVFGSNLIDIEQKSTGQLLVDEVLHPFYVFQIASLFLWSMDSYYYYAVAIFLMSVGSIAATLIETRATMKRLREISRFECDVRVLRNGFWRFISSSDLVPGDVYELSDPSLTQLPSDSLLLTGDCIVNESMLTGESVPVSKLPATDETLRNMDLAASSVTPETARHFLFCGTKIIRARRPQEDQGDDAVALALVVRTGFNTTKGSLVRSMLFPKPSGFKFYRDSFRYISVMAIVAAIGFLASLVNFVRLGLAWHLIIVRALDLITIVVPPALPATLTIGTNFALNRLKKKQIFCISPQRVNVGGKIDIMCFDKTGTLTEEGLDVLGVRVVDRDSNKFSEIVTEPQMLLAEATRQNAQDTYRAALHTMATCHSLRSVDDELVGDPLDLKMFEFTRWSYEEGKQNTSEEDEEQGSLAPSIARPPNGTIELGVQKIFEFVSNLRRASVIVRPFGQKSGDIFVKGAPEAMKEICRPESFPEDYDELLSWYTHKGYRVIGVASRHLKKLSWVKAQKMTRAEVESDLDFVGFIVFENKLKPTTAAVLEELLASNIGAVMVTGDNILTAISVARECGLMDRKAHCFVPRFIEGDFRDAEARIEWESIDNSLYHLNEKTLLPLPPPPEADASLPFDIANLRNYTLAVSGDVFRWMVDYGSPQALQRMLINGKVFARMSPDEKHELVEKLQSIDYTCGFCGDGANDCGALKAADVGISLSEAEASVAAPFTSRVFDIRCVLEVIKEGRAALTTSFSCFKYMSLYSAIQFTSVTFLYARASNLGDFQFLFIDLALILPIAIFMGWAGPAPRLCRKRPTADLVSRKVLTPLLGFMLICIAFQAVTYVTVKEQSWYIPPVVHKDEPSIENSQNTALFLFSCFEYILSGVIMNAGRPFRQKTTQNWPFATTIFIALLITVYMILTPAKWVTDLMQLTEMSWDYELFLIALGASYFVVAWAFEHFLALKLARLIGSIQQSVTGKGKKRKEYKVIAEASRI
- a CDS encoding hypothetical protein (BUSCO:37585at5125); this translates as MAEPIRGKRAQDAVAPTPQNTPATAAPISSHAQQPGVASIKEEDLDRAAAASVFAQNPKLIQMIQGRLGSLVGQSSGYIESLPAPVRRRVAGLKGIQKDHSKLEAEFQEEVLQLEKKYFAKFSPLYEKRSAIVNGKSEPTEDEIKAGEEDDEPETEDAPKSETKSDVPDNVSGIPEFWLSAMKNQISLAEMITDRDEAALKHLTDIRMEYLDKPGFRLIFEFAPNDFFSNTTITKTYYYQNESGYGGDFIYDHAEGDKIDWSPNKDLTVRVESKKQRNKNTKQTRIVKKTVPTESFFNFFSPPKAPTDDDDDDEDVESDIEERLELDYQLGEDIKEKLIPRAIDWFTGEALAFEELSDDDLDGADFDDDDDEDEDDLSEENDDEEESDDDDDSGKPKQEAAECKQS
- the SER33 gene encoding D-3-phosphoglycerate dehydrogenase 2 (BUSCO:18941at5125), which translates into the protein MTPAPQNIAGGLSAGSHREVSHSWDQNAATSPLASFQSPPSLSAALPNRGAPKNLKPFNTKDIKILLLENVNVTGQEILKAQGYQVEALKTSLPEDQLIEKIRDVQVIGIRSKTKLTEKVLREATNLLVIGCFCIGTNQVDLEFAAKNGIAVFNSPFANSRSVAELVIAEIITLARQLGDRSNEMHRGTWNKVSSKCWEIRGKTLGIVGYGHIGSQLSVLAEAMGMNVIYYDVVTLMALGTANQVPTLEKLLGEADFVTLHVPDLPETRNMISTTEFEQMKTGSYLINASRGSVVDIPALIKASRSGKVAGAALDVFPSEPAANGDYFTNDLNVWGEDLRSLKNLILTPHIGGSTEEAQRAIGIEVSEALVRYINQGITLGSVNIPEVQLRSLTSDEPDTARVIFIHRNVPGVLRKVNEILGDHNVDKQISDSRGDNAYLMADISNIKYEQIKDIYDSLEGLSARVMTRILY